A portion of the Tachysurus fulvidraco isolate hzauxx_2018 chromosome 8, HZAU_PFXX_2.0, whole genome shotgun sequence genome contains these proteins:
- the LOC113650620 gene encoding tectonic-3-like: MPTRRVVVQLVVAFGVILLFCSHAQEFTSQPPVDSTDYSFANGVNTTANFTTETNATDSPDIITREFGPRAGTEGPVVSTVQTPIAQTTPGCTCNITPDFCDIGCCCDVIDCGIGNLSSVFNNCRQETRPGVCIESWLMFRANVDPQLVTDTGSLFCVRRANDSDSTAQTALSSSERLPSIFSPHFSLAEDKSTWSSSVYKVDDVILIYYNATSIVSVLRQPSSGMASSSCVDRNPAKFLRSGSLSCSRVVSAQSCRRDSSLSFSSYFTGFSLLRVPRPSEMDISKIMIPIIPLSNPPEVSDENGSCTNVVSKVEYVIMYNNTGEITAAMIKVSVTNARLGTQILQQHAVQFKLATPSPSPPRLPLVGLEVGSSVIGWFGRQPGLLTMPGLSPGGNCSPDLTNRAPILFTHNTITGCTFRSDIQDCSSIRDQIYSILRGTRTPETVAMTAGSQPQQSRVVVQKCPEPSLAEVCKTGCLVPVSLSVRFLWAKRGMLALPQNHILGVKYVFSCQIQKCPIVSPIPLTTEVIFSDTTVYPEPPRADPQPEWKFPFGFFSRGAEELD, encoded by the exons ATGCCGACGCGTCGTGTCGTCGTGCAGCTTGTCGTGGCTTTTGGTGTTATTTTGCTGTTCTGTTCACATGCCCAAGAGTTTACAAGCCAACCGCCGGTGGATTCTACTGATTATTCTTTTGCAAATGGTGTGAATACAACAGCAAACTTTACAACAGAGACAAATGCTACAGATTCTCCAGACATCATCACACGAGAGTTCGGACCCAGAGCCGGTACCGAGGGTCCAGTCGTGTCCACGGTCCAAACCCCAATCGCACAGACTACACCTG GTTGCACCTGCAACATCACTCCTGACTTCTGTGATATTGGCTGCTGCTGTGATGTCATAGACTGCGGCATCGGTAATCTGAGTTCTGTGTTTAATAACTGTAGGCAAGAAACCAG GCCTGGAGTGTGCATTGAGAGCTGGCTCATGTTCCGAGCCAACGTGGACCCTCAGCTTGTGACGGACACAGGTTCTCTGTTCTGTGTTCGGAGAGCAAACG attCAGACAGCACAGCACAGACTGCCCTCAGTTCCTCTGAAAGGCTGCCTTCCATCTTTTCTCCTCACTTCTCACTAGCAGAGGACAAGAGCACTTGGAGCTCAAGTGTTTATAAG GTTGATGATGTCATTCTGATATATTACAATGCCACATCCATAGTGAGCGTGCTCAGACAGCCGTCATCTGGCATGGCTTCTTCATCCTGTGTCGATCGCAATCCTGCGA agTTTCTGCGTTCAGGTTCTTTGTCCTGTTCCCGAGTTGTAAGTGCTCAGTCATGTAGAAGAGACAGCAGTCTGAGTTTTAGCTCCTATTTCACAGGTTTCAGTCTCCTAAGG GTTCCACGTCCTTCAGAAATGGACATTTCAAAGATTATG ATTCCCATTATCCCACTGAGCAACCCACCTGAAGTCAGTGATGAAAATGGTTCCTGCACGAATGTTGTGTCTAAG GTGGAGTACGTGATTATGTACAATAACACAGGAGAAATTACAGCAGCAATGATAAAAGTCAGCGTTACAAATGCTAGGCTTGGAACACAGATACTACAACAACACGCTGTACAGTTTAAG TTGGCCACGCCCTCACCATCTCCTCCTAGATTACCATTGGTTGGCTTGGAGGTTGGGAGTTCAGTGATTGGCTGGTTTGGTAGGCAACCTGGACTT CTGACAATGCCAGGACTTTCCCCGGGAGGAAACTGCTCTCCCGACCTCACCAACCGTGCACCGATCctgttcacacacaacactatcaCCGGCTGCACCTTCAG gtcAGATATACAAGACTGTTCCTCAATAAGAGATCAGATCTACAGCATCCTTCGTGGGACAAGGACCCCTGAAACAGTCGCCATGACAGCAGGCTCACAACCACAACAGAGCAGGGTCGTCGTGCAAAAATGTCCAGAACCTTCTCTG GCTGAGGTGTGTAAGACAGGATGTCTTGTGCCTGTGTCGCTGTCAGTGAGGTTCCTTTGGGCTAAGAGAGGAATGTTGGCTCTGCCCCAGAATCACATTCTAGGTGTCAAATATGTCTTCAGCTGTCAGATCCAGAAG TGTCCCATTGTTTCTCCAATTCCTCTGACCACTGAGGTGATTTTCTCTGACACTACGGTTTACCCAGAACCCCCCAGGGCTGATCCCCAACCTGAGTGGAAGTTTCCATTTGGGTTCTTCTCCAGGGGAGCAGAAGAGCTGGACTGA
- the mto1 gene encoding protein MTO1 homolog, mitochondrial, translating into MLILRKLLVRRHFLSRGRSDVTHHNYDVTHHKYDVIVVGGGHAGTEAAAAATRVGAETLLITQKIETIGALSCNPSLGGVGKGQLVKEVDALDGLMGRAGDYSGVHFSILNRSKGPAVWGPRAQLDRGRYREFIQSQLLNMPRLTVIEGSVEDLIVSAPDPEITGKHSVTGVRMAGGVGDILASSIVITTGTFLSGSLFMGQTTSPGGRLGEPPSCTGLSHSLREVLGLKLGRLRTGTPPRIIKDTVDFSLAELHLPDPRPTPFSFINKHTHCKAEDQLPCHLTYTTPGVEEVVRESLHVNSHIQQDTKGPRYCPSIESRVLRFPGRQHQVWLEPEGMTSDLVYPQGLSMTMPPELQLRLLREIPALQRVEIRTPGYGVQYDFVCPMQLSPWLQVKCCQGLFLAGQINGTTGYEEAAAQGLWAGVNAGRTALSLPPLSLSRTESYIGVMIDDLVSRGVTEPYRMFTSRAEFRTSLRPDNADLRLTLRGFEEVGCVSSERYSEAVRVSHSLSEALTSLQSFTLSAPRWREKLQYNGISETKSTLISGEEMLQHKEVSFEMLSSIFPEVFAQYLEFSQRIKIEAVYRPHCENQKREMERIQVEESLMLPPDLDYRSLPVSLSDEVREVLDRARPDTLGAAIRLPGVTPAAIVHLLNYVSKTERKTASRKTRM; encoded by the exons ATGTTGATACTCCGGAAGCTGCTCGTCCGACGCCATTTCCTGTCCAGAGGTCGCTCTGACGTCACCCACCATAACTATGACGTCACCCACCATAAATATGACGTCATCGTGGTTGGTGGCGGCCATGCTGGCACAGAGGCAGCTGCTGCAGCAACCAGGGTTGGAGCTGAAACACTGCTCATTACACAGAAAATCGAAACGATTG GGGCGCTGTCATGCAACCCCTCACTAGGAGGGGTAGGAAAAGGGCAGCTGGTGAAGGAGGTGGACGCTCTGGATGGCCTGATGGGTCGAGCAGGCGACTACTCTGGCGTTCACTTCTCCATCCTCAATCGCAGTAAGGGACCCGCAGTGTGGGGCCCGAGGGCGCAGCTCGATCGAGGGCGCTACAGGGAGTTCATACAG TCACAGTTGCTGAACATGCCTCGACTGACTGTGATCGAAGGATCTGTGGAGGATTTAATCGTGTCTGCTCCTGATCCAGAAATAACAGGCAAACACAGTGTGACCGGAGTTCGTATGG CTGGTGGCGTTGGGGATATACTGGCCAGTTCCATCGTCATTACCACCGGCACTTTCCTTTCTGGCTCCCTCTTTATGGGCCAGACCACCTCTCCAGGAGGGAGGTTGGGTGAACCCCCGTCCTGCACTGGTCTCTCCCACAGTCTGAGAGAAGTTCTCGGTTTGAAACTCGGCCGCCTGAGGACCGGAACACCACCTCGGATCATTAAGGACACAGTCGACTTCTCCCTCGCAGAGCTTCACCTACCTGACCCACGACCAACTCCATTTAGCTTCATTAACAAGCACACGCACTGCAAG GCTGAGGATCAGCTGCCATGTCATCTGACCTACACGACACCAGGTGTAGAAGAAGTGGTGCGTGAGAGCCTGCATGTGAACTCGCACATACAGCAGGACACCAAAGGACCCAG gtaCTGTCCTTCCATCGAATCACGGGTTCTGCGCTTCCCAGGGCGACAGCATCAGGTGTGGTTGGAGCCAGAGGGGATGACCTCTGACCTTGTGTACCCTCAGGGGTTGTCCATGACGATGCCCCCTGAGCTGCAGCTTCGACTTCTCCGGGAAATTCCGGCGTTACAACGGGTGGAGATTAGAACACCAG gttacggggtgcagtatGACTTTGTTTGCCCGATGCAGCTCTCTCCATGGCTGCAAGTGAAATGCTGTCAGGGGCTTTTCCTGGCAGGACAGATTAATGGGACGACAGGCTACGAGGAAGCAGCAGCACAG GGTTTGTGGGCAGGTGTTAATGCTGGAAGGActgccctctctctcccccctctgtctctgtcgcGTACCGAGAGCTACATCGGGGTGATGATTGACGACCTGGTGAGTCGTGGAGTCACCGAACCATACCGCATGTTCACAAGCCGTGCCGAGTTCAGGACTTCTCTCAGGCCTGATAACGCAGACCTGCGCCTCACGCTCAGag GCTTTGAAGAGGTGGGGTGTGTGTCATCAGAGCGCTACAGCGAGGCTGTGCGAGTGAGTCATAGTCTGAGCGAAGCTCTCACCTCCCTGCAGTCCTTCACACTTTCTGCTCCACGCTGGAGAGAAAAACTGCAATACAATGGGATAAGTGAGACCAAAAGCACACTTATCAG TGGAGAAGAGATGCTGCAGCATAAAGAGGTCTCATTTGAAATGCTGTCCTCCATCTTCCCTGAAGTTTTTGCACAATATCTAGAATTTTCCCAGCGGATTAAAATTGAAG cTGTGTACCGTCCTCACTGTGAGAATCAGAAAAGAGAAATGGAGAGGATACAGGTGGAGGAGAGCCTCATGCTGCCTCCAGACCTCGACTACCGCTCACTTCCCGTATCTCTCTCAGACGAGGTGCGAGAAGTACTAGATCGAGCACGGCCTGACACT ctGGGAGCAGCAATTCGTCTACCAGGTGTCACTCCAGCCGCCATCGTCCACCTCCTCAACTACGTCAGCAAGACAGAGCGTAAAACAGCGAGCAGGAAGACACGGATGTAA